The DNA region AGTTGAATAATGAAGAAAACTGCGAAAAGCGCACCTAGCCCGCGCAATGCATCATCCAGCCGTAACAGAACGAATGGTTTGATGCGAACCGGCTTTCCGGTCCCGCCATGGCTGTGATGAGTCTCCTTGAGGAAAATGCAGGCAAGCAGGAACGCGAACCCGTTGAGAAGGGCGGCGGCGATAAACGGGGCATGAGCAGAGATACCACCGAGCATGCCACCAAGTGCTGGCCCGGCAATCATGCCCGCCCCATAACAGGCCCCCATGTAGCCGAACCAGCGTGCGCGAGAACCTTCCCCCGTCGAATCGGCAATGGTTGAGGCTGCTACAGCTCCGGTTGCGCCCGTGACGCCGGACACGAGTCGGCCGATATAGAGCACCCATAAGACCGGCGCTGATGCCATAATCGTGTAATCGACTGCGGCTCCTGCAAGAGAAGCCAGAAGTACCGGACGCCGACCGTAAGAATCCGAAAGCTGTCCAAGCATGGGCGCGAAGACGACCTGCATCAATGCATAGAGCGACAGCAAGGCACCATAGTGTCCAGCGACCTGCTCTGCTGGCACAAGCTCACGCAGAAGCGTCGGAAGGACGGGCATGATGAGGCCGAGACCCATGGCGTCAAGACCCACGATCAGCAGGGCAATGATGGCAGAGCTGCGCACCTGAAACTCCAGCGCCGCTCAATGGAGCGACTTTATCAACGATAAGGAGATGGAAATATAACTTATCGGTGATAAATTGTCAAGCACTGGCGAAGGAACGTGAATGACCAAACTGGACAAGGGCACCGTGATCGCGGCGGCGCTAGAGCTGTTGAACGAGGTTGGCATGGACAGCCTGACGACGCGGAAGCTCGCTGAACGCCTCAAGGTTCAGCAGCCTGCGCTTTACTGGCATTTCCAGAACAAGCGAGCGCTGCTTGATGCGCTCGCCGAGGCGATGCTGGCGGAACGCCATACCCGCTCGCTACCCGAAGAGAATGAGGACTGGCGGGTGTTCCTGAAAGAGAATGCCCTGAGCTTCAGAACGGCGTTGCTCTCTTATCGGGACGGCGCGCGTATCCATGCCGGCACTCGACCGACAGAACCGAATTTTGGCACCGCCGAGACGCAAATACGCTTTCTCTGCGCGGAGGGCTTTTGTCCGAAGCGCGCCGTTTGGGCGCTCCGGGCGGTCAGTCACTATGTGGTCGGTTCCGTTCTCGAGCAGCAGGCATCTGATGCCGATGAGAGAGTTCCGGACAGGCCAGATGTGTCCGAGCAAGCACCGTCGTCCTTCCTGCACGATCTGTTTCACGAGTTGGAAACAGACGGCATGGATGCTGCGTTCAACTTCGGACTCGACAGCCTCATCGCTGGTTTCGAGCGGCTGCGTTCATCTACAACAGATTAGAGGCTTATGCCCCTTTGCCGCCCCAACTGCCACGACACCGATCCGCTTTGCACGATGCCCATGACCTCACGGCCGAGCTGGGGTCGTTTGCGGGAAGGGGCGGAAT from Diaphorobacter sp. HDW4A includes:
- the tet(G) gene encoding tetracycline efflux MFS transporter Tet(G); translated protein: MRSSAIIALLIVGLDAMGLGLIMPVLPTLLRELVPAEQVAGHYGALLSLYALMQVVFAPMLGQLSDSYGRRPVLLASLAGAAVDYTIMASAPVLWVLYIGRLVSGVTGATGAVAASTIADSTGEGSRARWFGYMGACYGAGMIAGPALGGMLGGISAHAPFIAAALLNGFAFLLACIFLKETHHSHGGTGKPVRIKPFVLLRLDDALRGLGALFAVFFIIQLIGQVPAALWVIYGEDRFQWNTATVGLSLAAFGATHAIFQAFVTGPLSSRLGERRTLLFGMAADATGFVLLAFATQGWMVFPILLLLAAGGVGMPALQAMLSNNVSSNKQGALQGTLTSLTNLSSIAGPLGFTALYSATAGAWNGWVWIVGAILYLICLPILRRPFATSL
- the tetR(G) gene encoding tetracycline resistance transcriptional repressor TetR(G), with protein sequence MTKLDKGTVIAAALELLNEVGMDSLTTRKLAERLKVQQPALYWHFQNKRALLDALAEAMLAERHTRSLPEENEDWRVFLKENALSFRTALLSYRDGARIHAGTRPTEPNFGTAETQIRFLCAEGFCPKRAVWALRAVSHYVVGSVLEQQASDADERVPDRPDVSEQAPSSFLHDLFHELETDGMDAAFNFGLDSLIAGFERLRSSTTD